From a region of the Gossypium raimondii isolate GPD5lz chromosome 10, ASM2569854v1, whole genome shotgun sequence genome:
- the LOC105775031 gene encoding putative serine/threonine-protein kinase, whose product MEKNYTVKMSSKIMNFCFSSFNCLSSSENASHQQDSQALWNLQAFSYDELKIATDGFRSSNKIGEGGFGFVYKGILEDGRRVAVKVLSAGSKQGDREFMSEIASISNIRHENLVKLHGGCIDGSSKLLVYEYMENNSLAHILLGGEENRAMLSWKARREIAVGIGRALAYIHEEVKPHIVHRDIKLSNILLDQNFAPKVSDFGLSRLFFDSVTHLTTGVAGTLGYLAPEYAVSGRLTRKADVYSFGVLLLEIVSGRTAIDFDPDVGEFFLVQKAWEMYRSNKLVQMVDPVLNEMRFSKQDVDRFLKVALMCVQQKARLRPYMSTVVKMMCNEIDIRNMQISDPGLITNIMDVKIGNPRSCSSSFSKMLSPQFQTS is encoded by the exons ATGGAGAAGAACTATACAGTAAAGATGTCATCCAAAAtcatgaatttttgtttttcaagctTCAACTGCCTCTCCTCTTCGGAAAACGCTTCCCATCAACAAG ATTCACAAGCTCTTTGGAACCTTCAAGCTTTCTCATATGATGAATTGAAAATTGCAACTGATGGATTTCGATCTTCCAATAAAATTGGCGAAGGTGGATTTGGTTTTGTTTATAAG GGAATACTGGAAGATGGAAGAAGAGTAGCAGTGAAAGTGTTATCAGCTGGATCAAAGCAAGGGGACAGGGAATTCATGTCTGAAATAGCTTCCATCTCAAATATTAGACATGAAAATCTTGTAAAGCTCCATGGTGGGTGTATTGATGGATCCTCTAAGCTTCTGGTTTATGAGTACATGGAAAACAACAGTCTAGCTCATATCTTACTTG GAGGGGAGGAAAATAGAGCAATGCTAAGTTGGAAAGCAAGGAGAGAAATAGCAGTAGGGATAGGTCGAGCACTTGCCTACATTCATGAAGAGGTGAAGCCACATATTGTGCATAGAGATATAAAGCTTAGCAATATTCTTTTGGACCAAAATTTCGCCCCCAAAGTTTCTGATTTTGGTCTCTCTCGTCTCTTTTTCGATAGTGTCACTCACCTTACTACTGGAGTTGCTGGTACatt aggTTATCTTGCTCCGGAATACGCTGTGAGTGGACGCTTAACACGAAAAGCAGATGTTTATAGCTTTGGAGTACTACTTTTAGAAATTGTGAGTGGTCGAACTGCAATTGACTTTGATCCCGACGTTGGCGAGTTCTTTCTTGTACAAAAG GCATGGGAGATGTACAGATCAAACAAGTTGGTGCAGATGGTGGATCCAGTGTTGAACGAGATGAGGTTCTCGAAACAAGACGTGGATCGTTTCCTCAAGGTAGCGTTAATGTGTGTGCAACAAAAAGCTCGGCTTCGACCCTACATGTCCACCGTTGTTAAGATGATGTGCAACGAAATCGATATTCGGAACATGCAGATATCCGACCCGGGGCTCATCACCAATATCATGGATGTTAAAATTGGAAATCCACGTTCATGTTCTTCAAGCTTTTCCAAAATGTTAAGCCCTCAGTTTCAAACTTCATAA